A stretch of the Panicum virgatum strain AP13 chromosome 9N, P.virgatum_v5, whole genome shotgun sequence genome encodes the following:
- the LOC120690578 gene encoding uncharacterized protein LOC120690578 isoform X3, producing MAGSSGGAASSSRTVPDNRFYSPPHVRRQQLQAQQQRLQGQRSASPSLSPSPSPRSARQKPPAPPPGAITVAVAASVDADSRVDSDDSSSTTSSKPSVASTAATTTTAVEVNVTTAGAAAAEEAGNLERFLTSTTPSVPAQYLPKTSLRLRRSGDAMDSRPYFCLGDLWESFREWSAYGVGVPLVLNGRNSVIQYYVPYLSAIQLYADPSRPASRNSDSSSENDVDRLRVSAVEATHRLENGGLQSDDGETNASSSFPMFEYLEKDSPYGREPLTDKVSTLADRFPALKTFKSCDLLPSSWMSVAWYPIYRIPTGPTLKDLDACFLTFHCLATPCKDCDPSTPACPGFGGINRCTNATGKLSLPIFGLAPYKFRASIWASDGTQERERVTLLMQEADSWLRRIRVDHPDFRWFASHFNTTWR from the exons atggcaggCTCATCCGGCGGCGCTGCTTCCTCCTCCCGTACCGTCCCCGATAACCGATTCTACAGCCCTCCCCATGTGCGCCGCCAGCAGCTGCAGGCACAGCAGCAGCGGCTGCAGGGGCAGCGGTCCGCGTCCCCATCGCTGTCCCCGTCGCCGTCTCCGCGGTCGGCGAGGCAgaagccgccggcgccaccgccggggGCTATCACCGTGGCTGTGGCCGCGTCGGTGGATGCAGACAGCCGGGTGGATTCTGACGACTCCTCGTCGACGACGTCATCGAAGCCGTCGGTGGCGTCCACGGCGgcgacgaccaccaccgcggTTGAGGTGAATGTGACCACGGCGGGTGCcgcagcggcggaggaggctggAAATTTAGAGAGATTTCTTACCTCCACGACGCCCTCGGTGCCGGCACAGTACTTGCCCAAG ACAAGCCTAAGGTTGCGGCGAAGTGGTGATGCTATGGATTCAAGGCCTTATTTCTGCCTTGGAGATCTTTGGGAATCTTTCAGGGAATGGAGTGCTTATGGGGTTGGTGTTCCACTGGTGTTAAATGGCAGAAACTCTGTGATTCAGTATTATGTGCCGTATCTTTCTGCTATCCAGCTGTATGCAGATCCATCTAGACCTGCTTCAAGGAACAG TGATAGCAGCAGTGAAAATGATGTTGACCGGCTACGAGTCTCAGCAGTGGAAGCTACACATCGGCTGGAAAATGGTGGCCTGCAAAGTGATGATGGTGAAACTAATGCATCGTCAAGTTTTCCAATGTTCGAGTATCTGGAGAAGGATTCTCCGTATGGTAGAGAGCCGCTCACAGATAAG GTATCAACTCTTGCGGATAGATTTCCAGCTCTGAAGACATTCAAAAGCTGTGATCTGCTGCCATCTAGCTGGATGTCTGTTGCATG GTACCCCATATATAGAATTCCAACAGGACCAACATTGAAGGATCTTGATGCCTGTTTTTTGACATTCCATTGTCTAGCTACACCATGCAAGG ATTGTGACCCTTCTACGCCAGCATGCCCTGGCTTTGGGGGAATCAACCGCTGCACAAATGCTACAGGGAAACTATCTTTGCCTATTTTTGGGCTGGCACCTTACAAATTCCGTGCCTCCATTTGGGCATCCGATGGAACCCAAGAGCGGGAGCGCGTCACCTTACTGATGCAGGAGGCTGACAGCTGGCTACGCAGGATACGAGTAGACCATCCAGATTTCCGGTGGTTTGCCTCCCATTTCAACACAACGTGGAGATGA
- the LOC120690578 gene encoding uncharacterized protein LOC120690578 isoform X2, with product MAGSSGGAASSSRTVPDNRFYSPPHVRRQQLQAQQQRLQGQRSASPSLSPSPSPRSARQKPPAPPPGAITVAVAASVDADSRVDSDDSSSTTSSKPSVASTAATTTTAVEVNVTTAGAAAAEEAGNLERFLTSTTPSVPAQYLPKTSLRLRRSGDAMDSRPYFCLGDLWESFREWSAYGVGVPLVLNGRNSVIQYYVPYLSAIQLYADPSRPASRNSSDSSSENDVDRLRVSAVEATHRLENGGLQSDDGETNASSSFPMFEYLEKDSPYGREPLTDKVSTLADRFPALKTFKSCDLLPSSWMSVAWYPIYRIPTGPTLKDLDACFLTFHCLATPCKDCDPSTPACPGFGGINRCTNATGKLSLPIFGLAPYKFRASIWASDGTQERERVTLLMQEADSWLRRIRVDHPDFRWFASHFNTTWR from the exons atggcaggCTCATCCGGCGGCGCTGCTTCCTCCTCCCGTACCGTCCCCGATAACCGATTCTACAGCCCTCCCCATGTGCGCCGCCAGCAGCTGCAGGCACAGCAGCAGCGGCTGCAGGGGCAGCGGTCCGCGTCCCCATCGCTGTCCCCGTCGCCGTCTCCGCGGTCGGCGAGGCAgaagccgccggcgccaccgccggggGCTATCACCGTGGCTGTGGCCGCGTCGGTGGATGCAGACAGCCGGGTGGATTCTGACGACTCCTCGTCGACGACGTCATCGAAGCCGTCGGTGGCGTCCACGGCGgcgacgaccaccaccgcggTTGAGGTGAATGTGACCACGGCGGGTGCcgcagcggcggaggaggctggAAATTTAGAGAGATTTCTTACCTCCACGACGCCCTCGGTGCCGGCACAGTACTTGCCCAAG ACAAGCCTAAGGTTGCGGCGAAGTGGTGATGCTATGGATTCAAGGCCTTATTTCTGCCTTGGAGATCTTTGGGAATCTTTCAGGGAATGGAGTGCTTATGGGGTTGGTGTTCCACTGGTGTTAAATGGCAGAAACTCTGTGATTCAGTATTATGTGCCGTATCTTTCTGCTATCCAGCTGTATGCAGATCCATCTAGACCTGCTTCAAGGAACAG CAGTGATAGCAGCAGTGAAAATGATGTTGACCGGCTACGAGTCTCAGCAGTGGAAGCTACACATCGGCTGGAAAATGGTGGCCTGCAAAGTGATGATGGTGAAACTAATGCATCGTCAAGTTTTCCAATGTTCGAGTATCTGGAGAAGGATTCTCCGTATGGTAGAGAGCCGCTCACAGATAAG GTATCAACTCTTGCGGATAGATTTCCAGCTCTGAAGACATTCAAAAGCTGTGATCTGCTGCCATCTAGCTGGATGTCTGTTGCATG GTACCCCATATATAGAATTCCAACAGGACCAACATTGAAGGATCTTGATGCCTGTTTTTTGACATTCCATTGTCTAGCTACACCATGCAAGG ATTGTGACCCTTCTACGCCAGCATGCCCTGGCTTTGGGGGAATCAACCGCTGCACAAATGCTACAGGGAAACTATCTTTGCCTATTTTTGGGCTGGCACCTTACAAATTCCGTGCCTCCATTTGGGCATCCGATGGAACCCAAGAGCGGGAGCGCGTCACCTTACTGATGCAGGAGGCTGACAGCTGGCTACGCAGGATACGAGTAGACCATCCAGATTTCCGGTGGTTTGCCTCCCATTTCAACACAACGTGGAGATGA
- the LOC120690578 gene encoding uncharacterized protein LOC120690578 isoform X1, with translation MAGSSGGAASSSRTVPDNRFYSPPHVRRQQLQAQQQRLQGQRSASPSLSPSPSPRSARQKPPAPPPGAITVAVAASVDADSRVDSDDSSSTTSSKPSVASTAATTTTAVEVNVTTAGAAAAEEAGNLERFLTSTTPSVPAQYLPKTSLRLRRSGDAMDSRPYFCLGDLWESFREWSAYGVGVPLVLNGRNSVIQYYVPYLSAIQLYADPSRPASRNRRLGDESDGESMDTSSDSSSENDVDRLRVSAVEATHRLENGGLQSDDGETNASSSFPMFEYLEKDSPYGREPLTDKVSTLADRFPALKTFKSCDLLPSSWMSVAWYPIYRIPTGPTLKDLDACFLTFHCLATPCKDCDPSTPACPGFGGINRCTNATGKLSLPIFGLAPYKFRASIWASDGTQERERVTLLMQEADSWLRRIRVDHPDFRWFASHFNTTWR, from the exons atggcaggCTCATCCGGCGGCGCTGCTTCCTCCTCCCGTACCGTCCCCGATAACCGATTCTACAGCCCTCCCCATGTGCGCCGCCAGCAGCTGCAGGCACAGCAGCAGCGGCTGCAGGGGCAGCGGTCCGCGTCCCCATCGCTGTCCCCGTCGCCGTCTCCGCGGTCGGCGAGGCAgaagccgccggcgccaccgccggggGCTATCACCGTGGCTGTGGCCGCGTCGGTGGATGCAGACAGCCGGGTGGATTCTGACGACTCCTCGTCGACGACGTCATCGAAGCCGTCGGTGGCGTCCACGGCGgcgacgaccaccaccgcggTTGAGGTGAATGTGACCACGGCGGGTGCcgcagcggcggaggaggctggAAATTTAGAGAGATTTCTTACCTCCACGACGCCCTCGGTGCCGGCACAGTACTTGCCCAAG ACAAGCCTAAGGTTGCGGCGAAGTGGTGATGCTATGGATTCAAGGCCTTATTTCTGCCTTGGAGATCTTTGGGAATCTTTCAGGGAATGGAGTGCTTATGGGGTTGGTGTTCCACTGGTGTTAAATGGCAGAAACTCTGTGATTCAGTATTATGTGCCGTATCTTTCTGCTATCCAGCTGTATGCAGATCCATCTAGACCTGCTTCAAGGAACAG GCGTCTTGGGGATGAAAGTGATGGGGAATCTATGGATACTAGCAGTGATAGCAGCAGTGAAAATGATGTTGACCGGCTACGAGTCTCAGCAGTGGAAGCTACACATCGGCTGGAAAATGGTGGCCTGCAAAGTGATGATGGTGAAACTAATGCATCGTCAAGTTTTCCAATGTTCGAGTATCTGGAGAAGGATTCTCCGTATGGTAGAGAGCCGCTCACAGATAAG GTATCAACTCTTGCGGATAGATTTCCAGCTCTGAAGACATTCAAAAGCTGTGATCTGCTGCCATCTAGCTGGATGTCTGTTGCATG GTACCCCATATATAGAATTCCAACAGGACCAACATTGAAGGATCTTGATGCCTGTTTTTTGACATTCCATTGTCTAGCTACACCATGCAAGG ATTGTGACCCTTCTACGCCAGCATGCCCTGGCTTTGGGGGAATCAACCGCTGCACAAATGCTACAGGGAAACTATCTTTGCCTATTTTTGGGCTGGCACCTTACAAATTCCGTGCCTCCATTTGGGCATCCGATGGAACCCAAGAGCGGGAGCGCGTCACCTTACTGATGCAGGAGGCTGACAGCTGGCTACGCAGGATACGAGTAGACCATCCAGATTTCCGGTGGTTTGCCTCCCATTTCAACACAACGTGGAGATGA
- the LOC120691630 gene encoding GATA transcription factor 16-like isoform X2: MAPEMDSSVEKGSGSPDPDERPASGEPKACTECHTTKTPLWRGGPCGPMSLCNACGIRYRKKRREAMGLDANKSGAAEQQQQQRKKKAAAASKREREKEAEAEADEVTVELRTVGFGKEVVLKQRRRMRRRRRLGEEERAAILLMALSSGVVYA, from the exons atggcgcccgAGATGGACTCCTCGGTAGAGAAG GGGAGCGGGTCCCCGGATCCGGACGAGCGCCCGGCCTCCGGCGAGCCCAAGGCCTGCACCGAGTGCCACACCACCAAGACCCCGCTCTGGCGCGGGGGGCCCTGCGGACCCATG TCGCTGTGCAACGCGTGCGGGATCCGGTACCGGAAGAAGAGAAGGGAGGCGATGGGCCTCGACGCCAACAAGTCCGGCGCcgccgagcagcagcagcagcagcggaagaagaaggccgccgccgcctccaagagggagagggaaaaggaggcggaggcggaggcggatgaGGTCACCGTGGAGCTCCGCACGGTGGGGTTCGGCAAGGAGGTGGTGCtcaagcagcggcggcggatgcgccggaggaggcgcctcggcgaggaggagcgcgcggcCATCCTGCTCATGGCCCTCTCCTCCGGCGTCGTGTACGCCtga
- the LOC120691630 gene encoding GATA transcription factor 16-like isoform X1 — protein MAPEMDSSVEKQGSGSPDPDERPASGEPKACTECHTTKTPLWRGGPCGPMSLCNACGIRYRKKRREAMGLDANKSGAAEQQQQQRKKKAAAASKREREKEAEAEADEVTVELRTVGFGKEVVLKQRRRMRRRRRLGEEERAAILLMALSSGVVYA, from the exons atggcgcccgAGATGGACTCCTCGGTAGAGAAG CAGGGGAGCGGGTCCCCGGATCCGGACGAGCGCCCGGCCTCCGGCGAGCCCAAGGCCTGCACCGAGTGCCACACCACCAAGACCCCGCTCTGGCGCGGGGGGCCCTGCGGACCCATG TCGCTGTGCAACGCGTGCGGGATCCGGTACCGGAAGAAGAGAAGGGAGGCGATGGGCCTCGACGCCAACAAGTCCGGCGCcgccgagcagcagcagcagcagcggaagaagaaggccgccgccgcctccaagagggagagggaaaaggaggcggaggcggaggcggatgaGGTCACCGTGGAGCTCCGCACGGTGGGGTTCGGCAAGGAGGTGGTGCtcaagcagcggcggcggatgcgccggaggaggcgcctcggcgaggaggagcgcgcggcCATCCTGCTCATGGCCCTCTCCTCCGGCGTCGTGTACGCCtga